CTTGGCAGCGAGGCGGGCACCGGCCCGTTTCGTGGAGGAGCCGGGACCGAATCGGCGCGCTCCGGTTCACCCGACAACGACGACGTCCGGGCCGCCCCATCGCCCCGGACTCGAGATCGAGGAGATCAAGATGGTCGCTGCCCCCCGTCGCCTGGCCCGGCTCGCCGGAGTCGTCGCGGTCGCCCTCTCGGCCGCCGCCACCGTGTCCGTCTCGGCCGCGCAGGCCGAACCGGCCGACGTCACCCCGTACGTCGTCGGCGGCCAAGACGCCGACATCGCCGACAACCCGTTCGTCGTCGCCCTGCTCACGCCGAGCGGCCAGCAGTTCTGCGGCGGCTCCCTGGTCTCCGAGACCAAGGTCGTCACCGCCGCGCACTGCACCACCGGCTCGCAGCCCAGCGAGATCAACGTCCTCAGCGGGCAGACGAACATCAGCGGCTCCGAAGGCACCGTCTCCGAGGTCAGCGACGTGTGGGTGCACCCCGAGTACACCGACGCCACCCAGGGCTTCGACGTCTCCGTGCTGACGCTGGCCGCCCCGGTGCAGGAAGCTCCGATCGAGCTCGCCACCGCCGACGACGCCGGCTACGCCCCCGGCACCGACGCCACCGTGCTCGGCTGGGGGACCACCAGCGAGGGCGGCTCCACCTCCGACAGCCTCCAGCAGGCGACCGTGCCGGTGAGCTCCGACGCGGACTGCTCCGCGGGCTACGCCGAGTACAGCCCCGACTCGATGGTCTGCGCCGGCCTGCCCGAGGGCGGCGTCGACGCCTGCCAGGGCGACTCCGGCGGTCCGATCGTGGCCGACGGCCGCCTCATCGGCGTCACCTCCTGGGGCGAAGGCTGCGCCCGACCCGGCAAGCCCGGTGTGTACGCCCGCGTCGGCGCCTACAACGACGTCCTCACCGAGCAGATCAACAGCTGAACGAATTCCGGTCGTCCTTCTCGGGTGGCCGGGTAGCGGAACCTCAGCGTTCCTCTCGCTGCGGGATCGATTTCACTAGTGGCCTCCGCTACGAGAGAAATCGCTGTCCTCGCGAGAGGAACGCTGAGAACCCGCCGGTGGTCGGCTCTTGCACGTGGGCTGAGCGCTGACGCGCTTACAGGCACGGCTTCGCCGCGAAGACCGACTGCGGGCAAGAATTCAGAAGAACAACTGTTTTGTGCGGGGATTTCGTGGGGCGGTCCTTCGGGGCCGCCCCGCTTCGCGTCGTACGGGGGGTCAAGTGGGTTGGCGGAGGGAGCGGTCTTCGAACTTCGCCGCGTAGCCGCCGATGAGGGCTCGGGACTCGGTCGCGCCGAGGGCGACCCGGTCCAGGTCGTCGACGGAGTCGCGGAACGACGCGACCCGATCGGGGCCGTCCAGCAGCAGGCCGCACTCCTGGCTCTCCAGCAGCACGGTCGCGATGCCGTGGCTGAACTCGATGAACGTGAACGGACCGCCGAGGCCCGCGTGCACCCCGAGATCAGTGGGCAGCACCCGCACGGTGATGTTCGGGGCCTCCGCGCAGCGCAGCAGGTGCCGCAACTGCCCACCGGTGACGGCGGGCCCGCCGACCGGGCGGGTCAGCACCGACTCGTCGAGGTAGGCGGTGAGCTCGACGGGGGTGGCCTTGTGCAGAATCCCTTGACGCACCTGGCGAACGTTGACCCGCTCGTCGATTTCCCCGGTGCTGCCGCCGGAAGCCGCGCAGACCGCCGTGGCGTAGCCGCGGGTCTGCAGCAGGACGGGCACGTAGCCGAGGCTGAGTTCCGTGAGCCGGGTCGCGCGCTGCTCCGCGTCGATGCAGGCGCGGGTGTGCGCGGAGAGCCCGGCCATCGCCTCCCACCAGGACGGCCGGCCCAGTTCCTCCGCCATCGTCAGCAACTGCTCGCGGCGTTTGCCGCGCACTCTCAGCGCCGCCAGCACCGCCGCGAGGTCCGGGCCGCCGATGCCGCGCTGCGCGGTCTCTATGCGGCTGATCTTCGCGATGCTCCAGCCGAGCTGTTCGGCGAGCACTCCCTGGGACATCCCTTTGTCTTTGCGCACCTTGCGGACCTCGGCCGCTAACGCTCGGGCACGGGGAGAGTTCGACATGAACGCCAGAATATGGGGCTGGGGCGGAAAAATCGTCGCTCGATCAGGTATTCGTGAACCACCCGAACACCGGCGCGCACGCGACGTCGGGTGCACCCGCGAGCGGTCCGGGCAACCCTCGCGGAGCAGTGCCGCGCTGCGCCGATCCGGTGAATGATGTTGCGGGGACCCGGAATCCGGGCCCCCGCTTCCCCCAGGTCATCCGACCCCCCGGATGCCTCGCGGCGTTCCCCCGTGCCGCTGCGATCAGGTTGGCACGACCGGCGGACCCGTTTCCAGCGAAACGGCGAACAATCCCGAGGAACATGTGGCGTGCAGTCGAGATCAGTTCCCGGGGATAGACTCGCCCCGGGGAGGGCCGTCAGTCGCCCAGCGCGCGCAGCGGTCGAATCACGCCATGGTGCGCCATGAGCGGGCGACACCGCACCTGTGGAAGGACGCATGCCGTTACCCGGATCCTCCGAGATCGCAGTGGCCGAAGGCGAGCAGCGGCGGGCACGGGCCCCGCAACCGCTGCTGGACACCACCCTGGACCAGCTGCGGACGCTGGTGGTGGTGCACGAGGCGGGCACCGCGCTGGCCGCGGCCCGATTGCTCGGGCGCGAGCAGTCCAGCGTGCAGAAGCAGCTGGACACGCTCAACCGCAACTTCCGGGAGCTGTGCGGGGAAGCGCTCGTGCTCAAGCAGGGCAGGGGCAAGGACGCGCTGTTCACCGCGACCGGTGAGGCGCTGGTCGAACGGGCGCGGGACACCCTCGACGACTGGCTGGAGGTCGTCACCGATTCCCGGCGGCGCGTCGGCGGCTCGCTGCGGGTGGGCACCACCCGGTTCACGCTCGGCTTCCTCACGCCCGCGGTGGAGCAGGTCGCGGCGGACTTCCGCGCCGACGGCGTCGACCTGAAGGTCGTGCACCTGCGGACCCGGAATCTGCTGGAAGCGTTGCGCGCCAACGAGGTCGACCTGGTCTGCGGCAGCACGCTCACCCACGTCGGCGCCGACCCGGACGGGCTCGACGTGCTGGAGTGGCGCCGCAGCGGGCTCACCCTGGTCACGAACCTCGATCGGCGGCTGGTGGCCGGGCCGGCGGTGCGGGCCGCGGCGCTGCCCCGGCTGCCGCTGGTCATCGCGGGCAGCGGGCTCGTCGCGGAGTTCCTGCGCGGGTGGTTCGGCGCGGACTACCGCAGCGCGCTGAACGTGGCGGGCGAGGTGGACGACGTGCGCTACGGCTTCGAACTGCTCAGCTCCGGGCTGTTGCACGGCTGCATGCTGGTCACCCGGGGCGTGGCGGAGGCGGCGATGGACGGGCGGCTGCCCGACGGTCGCGGCCTGCGCGCGCTGGACGTGCTCGGCGACCTCGAACCGAAGCTGGAGGTGCTGGTCGGCGCCTTCGCCCGCGGCGGCGAGCGCGAGCAGCACGACGGCGCGCACCCGCTGAACCGCCTGTGGGAAGCGCTGGCCCGGCAGCACTCGCAGTGGAACGAGAACCGGACCGTGCGCTCCACTGTGGACTGACCGGCCGAGCTGATCACTGGCCGAGGAGTTCGCCGAGTCGTCTCCGGGTGGCCACCGGCTCCTCACCGCGGGTGAGCCCGCGGCGGTGAAGGTGAAGCGCGTGAGCGAGCGGGCAACGGGATCCGCGACCGGGCGGCCGGTGCGCGCCCTGGTCGCGCTGGGCGACTCGACGACCCTCGGGATGGGGGATCGGCTGCCGGGCGGCGGGTGGCGCGGCTTCGCCCTGCTGCTCGCCGACGCGCTGGGCGGGCCCGGCCGGATCCGGTACGCCAACCTCGCCACCTCCGGCGCGCGGGTGCGCGACGTGCACGACGTGCAGCTGCCCGCCGCGCTGCGGCTGCGGCCCGACGCCGCCGTGCTGGTCGTCGGCATGAACGACACGTTGCGCTCCGACTTCGACCCGGTGCTGCTGCTGCGGCGGCTGGACGTGGTGATCGGTGAGCTGACCGCGGCGGGAGCGGTCGTGGTGACCGCGCGGTACCACGACCACGGGCGGGTGTTCCGGTTGCCCGCGCCGCTGCGCCGCGCGCTGCGCAAGCGGATCGATGAGGTGAACGCGGTGCTCGACGAGGTGGTCGCCCGCTACGGCGCGCAGTGCGTGGACCTGGACGCGCTGCCCGGCGCGTACGAGCTCGGCACCTGGTCGGTGGACCGGCTGCACCCCTCGGAGCTCGGGCACCGGCGGTTGGCGCGGGCCATGGCGCAGCGGCTGCTCGCCGCCGGGTACCGGGTGCCGGAACCGGTGAGCCTGCGGTGTTCCGGCGGCGCCCGGATCACGCCGTGGCACCACCTGGCCTGGCTGGTGTTCCGGGGTGTGCCGTGGCTGGTGCGGCGCGGATCCGACCTGCTGCCGCACGCGGCTGCGGTGGTGGTGCGGGAGATCGCCGAGTCGCGGCGCGAACGCCGGGTGCGGCGCGGCCTGCGGCCGGTCGAGCCGGTGCGGGCCGTGCCGTCGCGGCCCGAGGACGTGGTCGTGCGACCGGATGCCGGATAGCAGCTGCGCTCTCGGTCCGGCGTTCGTTGTCACGCACATGAGCATTCGGGGCGCTCGGTTCACTCGGACGGCCCAACCTGGAGCTCCGAAGAACGTGAATTGATTTCATTTTCGCTGGTGTTCGATTAGCGTCCGGCGTCGACGACGACGAGAGGACTCGCAGATGGCCGGGCAGCGAACCGTGGCGGCGCTCAGCGTCGGCGCCGTCCTCGGCGCCTTGATCGTGACCCCCTCCGCCGCCGCGGCTCCCGAGCAGGCGGCGCCGCTCACCGCGCCCGCGCCGGACGTGCCGCAGGTGCCGGACCACTGCGGCGGGCAGTGCCACCACATCCTTCCGCCGGGCCAGAACGGCAACGCCACGCTGGCCGAGCTAGCCGGGCACCTGCTGCTCGGCACGAAACCGCCGCACTCCGCCGACCAGACGGCGCCCTACGACGAGCTGGCCGCCGGGTACTCGAAGCTCACCACCGGCACCATCAACGAGTTCTTCAACGACAACTCCTTCGGCGTGCGACCCGACGACGTCGAGCGCACCTACAACCCGCGCGAAGACGTCACCGTGGTCCGGGACAAGACCGCCGGCATCCCGCACGTCTACGGCGACACCCGCGACGGCACCACCTTCGGCGCCGGCTACACGACGGCCGAGGACAAGCTGTTCCTGATGGACGTGCTGCGCCGA
This window of the Saccharopolyspora gloriosae genome carries:
- a CDS encoding S1 family peptidase, with the translated sequence MVAAPRRLARLAGVVAVALSAAATVSVSAAQAEPADVTPYVVGGQDADIADNPFVVALLTPSGQQFCGGSLVSETKVVTAAHCTTGSQPSEINVLSGQTNISGSEGTVSEVSDVWVHPEYTDATQGFDVSVLTLAAPVQEAPIELATADDAGYAPGTDATVLGWGTTSEGGSTSDSLQQATVPVSSDADCSAGYAEYSPDSMVCAGLPEGGVDACQGDSGGPIVADGRLIGVTSWGEGCARPGKPGVYARVGAYNDVLTEQINS
- a CDS encoding helix-turn-helix domain-containing protein, with the translated sequence MSNSPRARALAAEVRKVRKDKGMSQGVLAEQLGWSIAKISRIETAQRGIGGPDLAAVLAALRVRGKRREQLLTMAEELGRPSWWEAMAGLSAHTRACIDAEQRATRLTELSLGYVPVLLQTRGYATAVCAASGGSTGEIDERVNVRQVRQGILHKATPVELTAYLDESVLTRPVGGPAVTGGQLRHLLRCAEAPNITVRVLPTDLGVHAGLGGPFTFIEFSHGIATVLLESQECGLLLDGPDRVASFRDSVDDLDRVALGATESRALIGGYAAKFEDRSLRQPT
- a CDS encoding LysR family transcriptional regulator, producing the protein MPLPGSSEIAVAEGEQRRARAPQPLLDTTLDQLRTLVVVHEAGTALAAARLLGREQSSVQKQLDTLNRNFRELCGEALVLKQGRGKDALFTATGEALVERARDTLDDWLEVVTDSRRRVGGSLRVGTTRFTLGFLTPAVEQVAADFRADGVDLKVVHLRTRNLLEALRANEVDLVCGSTLTHVGADPDGLDVLEWRRSGLTLVTNLDRRLVAGPAVRAAALPRLPLVIAGSGLVAEFLRGWFGADYRSALNVAGEVDDVRYGFELLSSGLLHGCMLVTRGVAEAAMDGRLPDGRGLRALDVLGDLEPKLEVLVGAFARGGEREQHDGAHPLNRLWEALARQHSQWNENRTVRSTVD
- a CDS encoding SGNH/GDSL hydrolase family protein — protein: MSERATGSATGRPVRALVALGDSTTLGMGDRLPGGGWRGFALLLADALGGPGRIRYANLATSGARVRDVHDVQLPAALRLRPDAAVLVVGMNDTLRSDFDPVLLLRRLDVVIGELTAAGAVVVTARYHDHGRVFRLPAPLRRALRKRIDEVNAVLDEVVARYGAQCVDLDALPGAYELGTWSVDRLHPSELGHRRLARAMAQRLLAAGYRVPEPVSLRCSGGARITPWHHLAWLVFRGVPWLVRRGSDLLPHAAAVVVREIAESRRERRVRRGLRPVEPVRAVPSRPEDVVVRPDAG